From Candidatus Babeliales bacterium, the proteins below share one genomic window:
- a CDS encoding DUF58 domain-containing protein gives MFQKKSLVSPEIASKIKQLEIFTRRLLNGALVGDSRSAIKGSGFEFDQIREYNFGDDIRFIDWKASARNNKLLVKQYIEERSRTIFLAVDVSQSSMFGSGTSNKYNRITELASVLALVAQHGKDHVGLLLFSDKIEEYIPAGSSLHHIHRIMESMLSFKPKQSKTDISKALQHLLSVKKSDAIVFLVSDFIDEGLDTYLAQAARKYDLIAVRCLDGNEKSIPAVGFITVEDLETGELVELDLRGTRNNDVKRFLAARIEQQNKLFKRRGVDLFDVSPDRTDYLSEMVKFFRRRMLY, from the coding sequence ATGTTTCAAAAAAAGAGTTTAGTTTCACCTGAGATTGCGAGCAAGATAAAGCAGCTAGAGATTTTTACTCGCCGTTTGTTGAACGGTGCGCTTGTGGGTGATAGCCGTTCTGCAATAAAAGGAAGTGGTTTTGAATTTGACCAAATCCGTGAGTATAATTTTGGTGATGATATTCGCTTTATTGATTGGAAAGCATCAGCGCGAAACAATAAATTGTTAGTAAAACAGTATATTGAAGAGCGCAGTAGAACAATTTTTTTGGCGGTTGATGTTTCGCAATCAAGTATGTTTGGTTCTGGAACTTCTAACAAGTATAATCGCATTACTGAACTTGCAAGTGTATTAGCATTAGTTGCCCAGCATGGTAAAGACCATGTTGGGCTTTTGTTATTTTCTGACAAAATTGAAGAATATATTCCTGCGGGAAGTAGTTTGCATCATATCCATCGCATTATGGAAAGTATGCTCAGTTTTAAACCAAAACAATCAAAAACAGATATTTCAAAGGCATTACAACATCTTCTTTCAGTCAAAAAAAGTGATGCAATAGTATTTCTAGTTTCCGATTTTATTGATGAAGGCTTAGATACTTATCTTGCACAAGCAGCGCGTAAGTATGATTTGATAGCAGTGCGTTGCTTGGATGGTAATGAAAAATCTATTCCTGCTGTTGGATTTATTACGGTAGAAGATTTGGAAACTGGCGAGTTGGTTGAATTAGATTTGCGTGGTACGCGCAATAATGATGTTAAAAGATTTTTAGCAGCACGTATTGAACAACAAAATAAATTGTTTAAACGCCGTGGTGTAGATCTTTTTGATGTATCGCCAGATCGCACTGATTATTTGTCTGAAATGGTAAAGTTTTTTAGACGGCGCATGTTGTACTAG